The DNA region tttgctaaatactttttatatagtaaaattgtctgaatataatagatttagagttatgacaaaaagttttcttttaaaaccactttttgactattttctcaaaattgagtcgaacgatttcttttttagtttcaaatcatatagcccttgagattcctcaacttttgatgtttaacactttttgccctaaaaattacagtttggaagatattaagcgataaaaagtgcaactcgtttcagcttcgtatacgaaatatttcatacttattggaataaacaagaaaaaaaccaatttgatgaaaaatattctaattagatttttcaaacggaaaatctgttatggttttagggtcctttacttgcatgaagctaatcgaaattggaaacttgatctaattgttttaccactttggaaaaacccgctagttcggcgggaaatgtaagaaacgacagatttctcttaaAATCtaaaactatacagcccttgagattccaaacttgtgctattaaaataggtaactgaagcgataaaacttgttgtgcctaatttaaggtggcgttcagctaagattaggggtcgaatctgtgcgtttggtttttcaatagccaagccatatggagACGACTcctacttaaactcttgagcaaaaaaaaacttctgatatctaacaaaaacacctcttaacgaggtaaaaagtagtggcgaacgcgccttttacaaaaatttctgatatcaacaattgtgacgaaaaattatattacattctataaaataaataaactttatttaatttatgtgtacggcacgctacaacagaacatttacgtgtaggtaaataaataattactgttccgggccgaaatcataaatttaatatagtttatttattttatcgaatgtaatatcatttttcgtcacaattgttgatatcgaaatttttgttaaaggcgcgttcgccactactttttaccttgCTAAGAGGTGTTTTGGTTTGATTTTTCCTTAGCTGAAATGCCAGACATTTTAATACCTTCCGAACTTGAAGTTCTATATCTTTGCTTTGTCAAATTACTTTTTAAACAtccaatattatattttaaactaTCAATGAATTTACATTTTCATACACTTTTGTAAGCTTATGATTGCCAGTTTAATAGCCAGGAAAACACTTTTCATTGCCCATGCCACCAACATATTCTGACAAGGACTCCTTCAACTTGCAGCGCACAGCGACTTCGCTGGCTTTGGTCCTGCTCCTGGCCACCAGCTACGTCCGGGCCGAGGACGAAAAGGCAGCCGCTCCCGCCGAGGAGAAGAAGGCAGAGCCAGAGGCCAAGGCTGCCGAGGCGGCGGCCAGCGAGGACACCACCAAGTCGAAGCGAGGACTGCACCACTACGAGGactaccaccaccaccaccaccacgtGCCCCACTTCCCGGTGCACGAAGAGAAGACTCTGACGGTGATCAAGAAGGTGCCCGTGCCCGTGCCCATCGAGAAGATCGTGCACGTGCCGGTGGAGAAGCACATCCATGTGCCCGTTAAGGTCAAGGTGCCCAAGCCCTACCCGGTGATCAAGCACATTCCCTACGAGGTTAAGGAGATCGTGAAGGTGCCCTACGAGGTGCCAGCCCCCTATCCCGTGGAGAAGCAGGTCCATGTGCCCGTCCATGTGCACTACGACCGCCCCGTGCCCGTTAAGGTGGGTTGGGAATCGGGGAACCCATCAACATAGGGGTTCTAATTATTTGGCTTTCTTTCTCCTCCAGGTTCATGTGCCCGCTCCCTACCCAGTCGAAAAGAAGGTCCATGTGCCCGTGAAGGTCCATGTGCCCGCTCCCTATCCCGTCGAGAAGATCGTCCACTACAATGTCGAGAAGCACGTGCATGTTGACAAGCCCTATCCCGTCGAGAAGGTGGTCCACTACCCCGTGAAGGTGCCCGTCGACAAGCCAGTGCCCCACTACATCGACAAACCAGTGCCCCACTATGTTGACAAGCCAGTGCCAGTGCCCGTGATCAAGAAGGTTCCAGTGCCCGTCCATGTGCCCTATGATCGCCCCGTGCCCGTCCATGTGGAGAAGCCAGTGCCCTATGAGGTCAAGGTCCATGTGCCCGCTCCCTACCCGGTGATCAAGGAAGTGCCCGTGAAGGTCGAGAAACACGTTCCGTACCCGGTCAAGATCCCCGTTGAGAAGCCCGTCCATGTCCACATCGAGAAGCACGTGCCGGAGTACCACGAGAAGCATGTCACCTACAAGGAGCCGGAGTTCCACCACAAGCACATCGAGGAGGACCACCACCACGCCCCCATCCATCACCATTCGCATCCCATCGTGGAGCATGAGCACGAGGTGGAGCATGATTTTGCCTCTCATGATTATCATTCATATCACGGCTACTAAACTGGTGAATCGCACTcttctctctttctctcctCTTCTTTCGCTTTTCTTTACAGCATTGAGAATGAACTGGTATGGCAAGCTAAGACTCTTCCATTTCCACAATTTCCCAAATCGagttgaaaaaaaaaagaaaatccaATCCATAACATACCACCTTTCCTACACAACGTGATAACCGACAGAGATTCAGAGAACCCAGACGAATAGCCGACGAACTTAGCTTTTAGACCGAACTCTCTTCTAGCCGTAAGCCATAACATTAAACCGAAAAACAGAACACAAATGGATACCTTGAAACGTTGACGAAACCCGTGAGCCCTGTGAATGATTGGATTGTAAAGGAACTTAGGATTAAGACTTCCCAGCGACACATTTGGGCCGCACAGCCCACACAACATCAAGAACATCAACATCTACAAGAACAAGAACACCAACCCACTTCCCGCCCCTCCAAGACACTCGATCGAACACAGACAGTTGCCAAGGTCCGGGACTCCAGGAT from Drosophila subpulchrella strain 33 F10 #4 breed RU33 chromosome 2L, RU_Dsub_v1.1 Primary Assembly, whole genome shotgun sequence includes:
- the LOC119548641 gene encoding proline-rich protein 4-like isoform X3, with amino-acid sequence MPPTYSDKDSFNLQRTATSLALVLLLATSYVRAEDEKAAAPAEEKKAEPEAKAAEAAASEDTTKSKRGLHHYEDYHHHHHHVPHFPVHEEKTLTVIKKVPVPVPIEKIVHVPVEKHIHVPVKVKVPKPYPVIKHIPYEVKEIVKVPYEVPAPYPVEKQVHVPVHVHYDRPVPVKVHVPAPYPVEKKVHVPVKVHVPAPYPVEKIVHYNVEKHVHVDKPYPVEKVVHYPVKVPVDKPVPHYIDKPVPHYVDKPVPVPVIKKVPVPVHVPYDRPVPVHVEKPVPYEVKVHVPAPYPVIKEVPVKVEKHVPYPVKIPVEKPVHVHIEKHVPEYHEKHVTYKEPEFHHKHIEEDHHHAPIHHHSHPIVEHEHEH
- the LOC119548641 gene encoding proline-rich protein 4-like isoform X2 gives rise to the protein MKLMRTATSLALVLLLATSYVRAEDEKAAAPAEEKKAEPEAKAAEAAASEDTTKSKRGLHHYEDYHHHHHHVPHFPVHEEKTLTVIKKVPVPVPIEKIVHVPVEKHIHVPVKVKVPKPYPVIKHIPYEVKEIVKVPYEVPAPYPVEKQVHVPVHVHYDRPVPVKVHVPAPYPVEKKVHVPVKVHVPAPYPVEKIVHYNVEKHVHVDKPYPVEKVVHYPVKVPVDKPVPHYIDKPVPHYVDKPVPVPVIKKVPVPVHVPYDRPVPVHVEKPVPYEVKVHVPAPYPVIKEVPVKVEKHVPYPVKIPVEKPVHVHIEKHVPEYHEKHVTYKEPEFHHKHIEEDHHHAPIHHHSHPIVEHEHEVEHDFASHDYHSYHGY
- the LOC119548641 gene encoding proline-rich protein 4-like isoform X1, with the protein product MPPTYSDKDSFNLQRTATSLALVLLLATSYVRAEDEKAAAPAEEKKAEPEAKAAEAAASEDTTKSKRGLHHYEDYHHHHHHVPHFPVHEEKTLTVIKKVPVPVPIEKIVHVPVEKHIHVPVKVKVPKPYPVIKHIPYEVKEIVKVPYEVPAPYPVEKQVHVPVHVHYDRPVPVKVHVPAPYPVEKKVHVPVKVHVPAPYPVEKIVHYNVEKHVHVDKPYPVEKVVHYPVKVPVDKPVPHYIDKPVPHYVDKPVPVPVIKKVPVPVHVPYDRPVPVHVEKPVPYEVKVHVPAPYPVIKEVPVKVEKHVPYPVKIPVEKPVHVHIEKHVPEYHEKHVTYKEPEFHHKHIEEDHHHAPIHHHSHPIVEHEHEVEHDFASHDYHSYHGY